The Penaeus monodon isolate SGIC_2016 chromosome 33, NSTDA_Pmon_1, whole genome shotgun sequence genome includes a window with the following:
- the LOC119594359 gene encoding proline-rich protein 36-like, which yields MRGGVSTSASSSSLPLEFPPLHYGRHTPPCPLSPPRTPCPSAPASPAAMADCRSDVAAAPPLAPSFSTLLGQGHTPKLKSYMLSKHNKERVTSVAPPSVSPSASPSAPLSRPMPPLEPLLDATEDLDAPALALSRALPKKRPRLSSDLRDNPALLEAAASSPLYLPDTPFSLASRGDDSDAYLEGSRFLSPTPESTAAVTGARLQRQHDLDLASFLPLSPPSCHLSPGYTINQIFTELPFSPSSACSPRAVSQPPSPACVVPNSAKSPPQPQEVAAPATDPKAGAEDWLAQSGALDLSQLPRTDHLPQLVIASHYRDLASGLRFGQTPPDVQTAGHPRAPAAGPALGGCVQMGGPQSSFQEVGPQRSGFQPVRPLKVRLQSGGPVRSGYPLVGPLRPVFQPGGAQGSLLLQRPAASLQESRQCLDGLCINSKGVGLYNAQGLSCKRYHSLVNANSVMVGQKLLIQYLLFHKTENMVRSRVGFLQQPLDRGLKMLVQTLKD from the exons ATGAGAGGAGGCGTGAGCACCTCTGCCTCCTCCAGCTCCCTTCCTCTGGAGTTTCCTCCCTTACACTACGGACGACACAcgcctccctgccccctctcccccccgagGACCCCGTGCCCAAGTGCCCCCGCGTCTCCCGCGGCGATGGCGGACTGCCGCAGCGACGTGGCCGCCGCGCCGCCGCTCGCGCCCTCCTTCTCCACGCTGCTGGGCCAGGGCCACACGCCCAAGCTTAAGTCCTACATGCTCTCGAAGCACAACAAGGAGCGCGTGACGTCGGTCGCGCCGCCCTCCGTCAGCCCCTCCGCcagcccctccgcccccctcagCAGGCCCATGCCGCCCCTGGAGCCGCTCCTGGACGCCACGGAGGACCTGGAcgcccccgccctcgccctcAGCCGCGCGCTCCCCAAGAAGCGGCCGAGGCTGAGCAGCGACCTCAGAGACAACCCGGCGCTGCTGGAGGCGGCGGCGTCGAGCCCGCTCTACCTGCCCGACACGCCCTTCTCGCTCGCCTCCCGCGGAGACGACAGCGACGCGTACCTGGAGGGCTCGAGGTTCCTGTCGCCGACGCCGGAGTCCACGGCGGCCGTCACCGGCGCCCGCCTGCAGCGCCAGCACGACCTGGACCTGGCGTCCTTCTTGCCGCTGTCGCCGCCCTCCTGCCACCTCTCCCCCGGCTACACCATCAACCAGATCTTCACCGAGCTGCCCTTCAGCCCTTCCTCCGCCTGCAGCCCCAGGGCCGTGTCGCAGCCCCCGTCACCCGCCTGCGTCGTCCCCAACTCGGCCAAGTCGCCGCCGCAGCCGCAGGAGGTCGCGGCGCCGGCGACCGACCCCAAGGCGGGGGCCGAGGACTGGCTGGCGCAGAGCGGCGCGCTGGACCTGAGCCAGCTGCCCAGGACGGACCACCTGCCGCAGCTGGTCATCGCCAGCCACTACCGCGACCTGGCCTCGGGCCTGCGCTTCGGCCAGACGCCTCCGGACGTGCAGACGGCGGGCCACCCACGCGCACCGGCGGCGGGGCCCGCGCTGGGCGGCTGCGTCCAGATGGGCGGCCCTCAGAGTAGCTTCCAGGAGGTCGGGCCGCAGAGGAGCGGCTTCCAGCCCGTGCGACCACTGAAGGTGCGGCTGCAGAGCGGCGGCCCCGTCAGGAGCGGCTACCCGCTGGTGGGACCGCTAAGGCCCGTGTTCCAACCGGGCGGCGCGCAGGGCAGCCTACTCCTGCAACGGCCGGCCGCGAGCCTGCAGGAGTCGCGGCAGTGCCTGGACGGG CTGTGCATTAATTCCAAAGGCGTCGGCTTATATAACGCCCAAGGCCTTTCTTGTAAGCGATATCATAGTCTTGTTAATGCCAACAGTGTTATGGTCGGGCAAAAGCTGCTTATCCAGTACCTATTGTTCCACAA GACAGAAAATATGGTTCGGTCTCGCGTCGGCTTCCTCCAGCAGCCACTTGACCGAGGGCTGAAGATGCTCGTCCAGACTTTAAAAGACTAG